One Phaseolus vulgaris cultivar G19833 chromosome 11, P. vulgaris v2.0, whole genome shotgun sequence genomic window carries:
- the LOC137828077 gene encoding nucleolar GTP-binding protein 1-like: protein MVQYNFKKITVVPNGKDFVDIILSRTQRQTPTVVHKGYAISRLRQFYMRKVKYTQQNFYDKLSTIIDEFPRLDDIHPFYGDLLHVLYNKDHYKLALGQINTARNLISKIAKDYVKLLKYGDSLYRCKCLKVAALGRMCTVLKRIGPSLAYLEQVRQHMARLPSIDPNTRTVLICGYPNVGKSSFINKITRADVDVQPYAFTTKSLFVGHTDYKYLRYQVIDTPGILDRPFEDRNIIEMCSITALAHLRAAILFFLDISGSCGYSIAQQAALFHSIKSLFLNKPLIIVCNKTDLQPLDGLSEEDMKLVMEMKAEAMKTIVGQGGEATNEDSVLLTMSTLTEEGVIAVKNAACDRLLNQRVEVKMKSKKMNDCLNRFHVAVPKPRDQKERPSCIPAAVLEAKAKEAAEKEKRKTEKELEDENGGAGVYSMNLRKNYILANDEWKEDILPEILDGHNVYDFIDPDILHRVEELEREEGMREAEVEDDDFEIDGTELTPEQQEALAEIRKKKSLLIQQHRIKKSNAENRPTVPRKFDKDKQFTSERMGRQLSSLGLDPTLAIKRMRSRSVSTRGRKRDRSPARSADGRDGMDIDGDTPSKKQRLSRSLSRSRSLSRPPHEVVPGEGLRDSAQKIKAIKLAKKSVKKRNKDARRGEADRVIPTLKPKHLYSGKRSSGKTDRR from the coding sequence ATGGTTCAGTATAATTTTAAGAAGATTACTGTGGTGCCAAATGGGAAGGATTTCGTTGATATCATCCTCTCTCGCACCCAGCGACAGACACCGACTGTTGTGCACAAGGGATATGCAATTTCGCGGCTTCGTCAATTCTACATGCGCAAGGTGAAGTACACTCAGCAGAATTTTTATGATAAGCTCTCTACCATAATTGATGAGTTCCCCCGGCTTGATGATATTCATCCTTTCTATGGGGATCTCCTCCATGTGCTCTACAACAAAGACCATTACAAGCTTGCACTTGGACAAATCAACACTGCTAGGAATCTTATTAGTAAGATTGCCAAAGACTATGTGAAATTGCTGAAGTATGGTGACTCACTGTATCGGTGCAAGTGTCTTAAGGTGGCTGCTCTTGGCCGCATGTGCACTGTGCTCAAGAGGATTGGCCCGAGTTTGGCTTATCTAGAGCAGGTCAGACAGCACATGGCTAGGCTCCCTTCGATTGATCCTAATACAAGGACTGTCTTGATCTGTGGATATCCAAATGTTGGCAAGAGCTCGTTCATTAACAAAATTACACGAGCTGATGTCGATGTCCAGCCCTATGCTTTCACTACAAAGTCTCTATTTGTAGGTCATACAGATTATAAATACCTGAGGTACCAAGTAATTGATACACCAGGGATTTTGGACAGGCCGTTTGAAGATCGTAATATTATTGAGATGTGCAGTATCACTGCTCTAGCACATTTGAGAGCGGCAATATTGTTTTTCTTGGACATTTCTGGGTCTTGTGGGTACAGTATTGCTCAGCAGGCAGCTCTGTTTCACAGCATTAAGTCCTTGTTTTTGAACAAGCCACTGATAATAGTTTGCAACAAGACTGACTTGCAACCACTGGATGGGTTATCCGAGGAAGATATGAAGTTGGTCATGGAGATGAAAGCTGAAGCTATGAAGACTATAGTTGGTCAAGGAGGTGAGGCAACAAATGAAGACAGTGTATTGTTGACCATGAGCACTTTGACAGAAGAAGGGGTAATTGCTGTAAAAAATGCAGCATGTGACAGGTTATTGAATCAGAGGGTAGAAGTAAAGATGAAATCAAAGAAAATGAATGACTGCTTGAATAGGTTTCATGTTGCAGTACCAAAGCCTCGTGACCAGAAGGAAAGACCATCATGTATTCCTGCAGCAGTTTTAGAAGCTAAAGCTAAGGAAGCAGCTGAgaaggaaaagagaaaaactGAAAAGGAACTGGAGGATGAGAATGGTGGGGCTGGTGTATACTCAATGAATTTGAGAAAGAATTACATTTTAGCCAATGATGAATGGAAAGAGGATATACTGCCTGAAATCTTGGATGGACACAATGTTTATGATTTCATTGATCCTGATATTCTGCATAGGGTTGAAGAGTTGGAAAGAGAAGAAGGGATGAGGGAGGCAGAAGTTGAGGATGATGATTTTGAGATTGATGGAACTGAGTTGACTCCTGAACAGCAAGAGGCTTTAGCTGAGATTAGGAAAAAGAAAAGCTTGCTCATCCAGCAGCACAGGATTAAAAAGAGCAATGCGGAGAACAGGCCAACTGTTCCTAGGAAGTTTGACAAGGACAAACAGTTCACATCAGAGAGAATGGGAAGACAGCTGTCATCTTTGGGGCTTGATCCCACTTTGGCAATTAAGAGAATGCGCAGCAGATCTGTTTCTACTAGAGGACGGAAAAGGGATAGATCACCTGCAAGAAGTGCAGATGGCCGAGATGGTATGGATATTGATGGTGATACACCTAGCAAAAAACAGCGACTGAGTAGATCACTGTCACGGTCTAGGTCATTGTCACGCCCACCACATGAAGTTGTGCCCGGTGAAGGCTTGAGGGATTCTGCTCAAAAGATCAAGGCAATT